AATTGGGAACTGATTTAAAATTATCAAATGATACAAAAGAAGAATCAGATTACTATTATGATGCTATTGCTGTTATAAACCATGTATATAAATATAATGAAAACTTCTCTTTAAATAATAGCCTTGTAGCTTATACCCAAGATTATGATACTAAAAAAGATAGTAATATTGATGTTATCTCATTTACCTCTACTCCTACTTTTTATGAAGGGGCAAATAAATATGGCACTGGATTTGGAATTGATTATGTTAGATACAATGATAAAGACTATTTAAAAAACTATAATTTGATACTTTCAAACTCTCATCTTTTTGCACAAACAACTTTAAATGATATTACTTTTAAACTAAGTAAAAAACTATATGACCAAGAAGAAGATAAACAAAAAAGTGCTTATGTATTTGATTTAACAAATAGCTTAAAATATAAAACAGAAGACTTTGGACTTTTTACTTTAGATACTTCATATAGTAAAGAAATAGAAATATATGAACAAAGAACAGATGTAAGTAAAGAATCATTTGAAGTAGGCTTAGAAAATAGTTTAGCTTTACCATATAAATTTAATCTAAACACAAATATAAATAGTAAAAAAGTAATCTATAGAGATAGGGATGTTAACTTTCTATCTAGAAGAGTTGATAAGATAAATAGTGTCTCACTTGGAATAAGTAGACCATTAAGAAAAAACTTAATCTTTGCCTTAGAGGGAACAGCTACAAACAATATGTCAAATCAAGCACCCTTTGATTATAAAAAACAAGTTATTAAATCTTCATTGATTTATACATTTTAAGGATTTAACATGAAAAAGATACTTTTATTACTTTTTATACTTATTAATTTTTCATTTGCAAGTATTGGACAAATAACAGCCTTAGTTGGTGATATTAAGATATCTAGAGATTCTAAAACTATCCTAGCTAAACTTGGAGAAAAATTAGAAAAGAATGATGTTATAAATTCTTCAAAAGGTTCTAAAGCTCAAATTACCATGAATGATAATACTATTATTACCATTGGACAAAATTCTACTTTAAATATCTTTGATTATGTTTATGATGAGAGTAAACCAAAAGATTCTAAGGCTAGTTTTGGGTTTATGAAAGGCTCTTTTAAATCTATTACTGGAGCAATAGGTAAAATCAATAAAGAGAGATTTAAACTTAGAACTAAAAGTAGTAGTATTGGTATTAGGGGAACTACTATTATTGGAAATCAACAAATCATTATTTGTACTGATGGAGCTATTAGTGTTACTGCTAATAATTTTACTGTTAATGTTGATAAGCAAGAGTTTACAAGACTTCCACAAGGTAAAGCTCCAACTCCTCCTGAGCCTTTAAAACAAGATACCTTAGATAATGTTCAAAAAGGATTAAATGCTGAGTCTAGTGATAGTAATACTACAGAATCAACAGAAACTAAAGAGAACACTACTTCTACTGAAGAAGAAAAAGCAGGAGCTAAGGATGATAAAGATGGAACCCTTACAACTAGTGGTAATGATGACGGAACTACGCCTAAAGAAAAGGTTACTACTCCTTCAGAAAATACTACACCTCCTAAAATTTTAAAAGATACTCCTCCTGTTAATCCTGAGAAGCCTGAGATTCAGCCTGATATCCCTACAGAGCATACTAGTTTTTCTGGTTTTTCAACACTTGGGTATGTATATAACCTAGACTCTACTGGAAATTTGCAAATTGGAGAACTGGGGAAAAATGGAAATGACTTTCTGATAATTATAAATAACCAAAATATTACTGCTACTGGGCTTTATACGGACCCTGCATCATCAGGAGAGGAATTACCATATGGAATGTTGTATCCAAATCCTCTTCCTAATCCTCTTCCTTATCAACCTGAAGTTGATAATTGGATTGCAGGTATTAAAACTGATACAAGTTATATAAGCAGTTTAATAAATAATACTTCAAAAACTACAAAATCATTTGATACCAATATTGGTGGAATTCTATTTGATAATAGTACTAAATACAATTTTACTGGTACTGCAATCTTTTCATTTAATTTCGGTGCAGGGATAAACTCTTTTACAGGGAGTATGGGATTAAATTATGGTGCGAGTGGTAATAAAAAAAACTATGCCATAGGGTTTGCTGATGGCAAAATAAATAGTTCAGGTTATTCATCAAAATTAACTCATGGAGGGGAAGAGATAAATGGAAGCTTACATGGTTCTTTTTATGGAAGTGGAATAAAAAACATTGCTGGAAACTTTATCTTTGATGATGGAAGTATAAAAGGAGCTGGGATATTTGGAAGTAAATATAAGTAGCTAAAGGTCAAAGACCATCGCCACTTCATCACAAACTGGGGAATGCTTACATCGTATATAAGCAACCCAGATTTTGTGCCTAGGTATTTGCTCTTTTAATAGAAATATAGTTTTATCTAAAAATCAATATGAATTTTTTTTCATATTCTATTCATAAAGGCGTCATGTAAAAACTATACTATTTCCTAAAATAAAAAAGGAAATATGTGTTAAGTATGTCGCTAAAAGCTTTAAAAGCAAATCCTCTAAAAACAACTTTAATATATATAAGTCTAATATTCTCAATAACATCTATTTTTCTTATTAGCTCTATTTCAAATGGAGTTATCTCTATGTACTCAAATATGCTAAAAAGTGATGGAGATATTATTATCACTCAAGCAAAAATCTCTGATACATTTTTTTCAAATGTAAATATAAAACTAATAAAAGAAATCGAAAAATTAAAAGGTGTACAAAAAACTTCAGCGATAATTGTAGGAGCTAGTCCAGTTGAAGAGTTACCAATCGTTGCTGTTTATGGAGTCACTCAAAATAGATTTGATAATTACAAATTAACACAAGGTTCTTATCCAAAACCAAATGAAGTACTTGTGGGAAAATCTATTTATAACTCACTTTCAAATAAAAAAACTGTACAAATAGCCGATAAAAAGTTTAGCGTATCAGGGGTCTATAAAAGTAAGATTGGCTTTGAAAATGGAGGAGTTGTTTTAAATATATCTGATGCAAGTGCCATTTTTAATAAAAGTGCTTCAATGCTAATGGTAAATAGTAAAATTGATACAAATATCAAAGACCTTATCTCAAAAATACAAACACTAAGTTCTGATATAGAAGCAAAATCAACTCAAAACTTTGTGGATAATTATAATCAATTTAAAATCATAAAAACCTCATCAAATCTTATAGGTCTTATCTCATTTTGTATGGGATTACTTGGAATCATAAGTATCATGAGTATAACTATAAATCAAAGAAAAACAGAGTTTGGTATCAAAAGAGCCATAGGAATTTCAACTAAAAAAATAATCTTGCAAATCATGAGTGAAAGTACTATTTTAGGAGTTTTTAGTTTTATAAGTGCCTTTTTTATCTCTTGGATTGCCTTATATTTTATAAGAACTTCATCACTATTTCATGGGTATGTAAATGGTGAGATTTCATCTACATTGGCTATTTATTTATTTGGCTGTTCACTTTCAATGGCAATTTTAGGTTCAATCATTCCAGCATTAAATGCTTCAAAAATCGACCCAATCATTTTAATGCAAGGAGATAAAATATGATTATCCAAGCTTTAAATATAAACCATGATTATAATGGAGATATTGCATTAAAGAATATTAATTTACAAATAAAAAAAGGTGAATTTATCTCTTTGATTGGAGAAAGTGGAAGTGGAAAGACAACTCTTCTTTCGATATTGTCAACACTTCTTAAACCTAGAAGTGGAGAATTAAACTTTGAAGAGAGTAATTATGCTGATATTACAAATATAGATAAATTTAGACAAAAAAATATCGGTTTTATTTTTCAATTTCATTATTTGATAAATTATCTAAACAACTTTGAAAATATAAAATTAGCAAATGAAGCTGCCTCAAATCATGAGATAGAGTATCTTTTAGATTTACTTGATATAAAAAATCTAGCTAAAAAATTCCCAAATGAGATATCAGGAGGTCAGCGACAAAGAGTAGCTATCGCAAGAGCACTTATAAATACTCCTAAAGTACTTTTTGCTGATGAACCAACAGGAAACTTAGATTCTAAAAATGCAAAAAAAGTTTTTGAGCTTTTTAGAAAACTATCAAATGAGGGCATGACGATAGTTGTAGCAACACATAATAAAGAGTTAGCAAAAACAGCTGACAAGATTTACGAAGTAAAGGATGGACAACTTGCTTAGTTTTAACACTTTTGTAAACAGACAATTTAAAATATCACTTATATTTTTATTTTTGGCACTATTTTTTGGAATTTTATATTCTATAAATTTACTTGGATACTCTATAAATTCAACTACTTTATTACCATCAAATATACGTTCATTACATATTAGTCTTATCCTTTATGGCTTTGTTCCCTTGATGCTTTCATATTTGCCTTTTTTGATTATAAATAAAGATGGGGTACAAAGTGAAAAAGGCTTACATTACTTAAATCTATATACTATTTTTTGGTATATCTTTTTAGTCTTTATGATTAGCTCACTTCTTTTTGGAAATACAAGGGGTTTGGCTTTTTATGATTTTCCTTATGAATTAAACTTTATACTTGCTATTGCAGGAGTTTTTTATATTATTGCTTTATACAAATACATAAAAGCCTATGAGATTATTCCTTTATGGATAAAGGTGTGTTTATGGGTAGTAGTTATTGCGCCCTTTGCCCTTTTGATTTTGATGAATCCTGTTATTGGGCAAGTTGAAAGTACAATTTCTGGACCACATGGGGATAATACTTTGGGTATGAGTTTAGCCTTGATACCTATATATTATCTTATCATCAAACTTCTAAATGTAGGTACATTTAAAGCTAGATGGAATATTTTGTGGATTATTCCTACAATCTTTTATTTTGGTTCTGTTTTATATAGAACTTTTGTAGGACACTTAACATATGACCAAGAGTGGTTTTTCCAATGGCTAACTTTTCTTTATATTCCTATTTTATATAGATGGTACAAAGATGCCCAAATTGAAACTTTTGCCCAAAAGGCTCTTCTTATTTCTATACTTGCATTTTTATTTGTAGATGTTGAGGGAAATATTTTATTTATTCCTGAGTTTAGATGGCTTTTTCATAGAAATGATTTAATCGTAGCACACGCTCATGTTGCTATGGGGATTGGGGTATTTTTCATGGTAATTGCTATGTTTGTATCATATGTAAAAGAACTTAAAAAACTCTCTTTTTATATTTTATATTTATCTGGTCTTTTAGGTATTTTTACAGTTTTAAGTATCTCTGGATTTATTGAGGCAAATGTTATTCATGGAAATATTGATTTTCTATGGGCTCTTAGAAGTATGTTTGGAGTACTTACTTTTTCATCTTTGTTTACTTTTATTTCTTGTAAATTTGAACTTACAAATTTACAAAAGTACAATCTTTTTGGAGTATTAGCAGATGGTCTTGGTGGTGTATTTTTAATACTACTTGCTAGTTTTATCTATCCTCTTTTAGGATTTTCATTTACAGGAACTTATGAATATATTGTTTTTGCTTTTGTGAGTACCACAGGGATTATTCACTATTTTGCGCTTAGATACAAAGAGCATGAGCAAATACTTACAAAAATAACAGTTACAACAAGAGTAATAATAAGTTCAGTCTTTTTTGCTCTTTTTTATAACAAAACACTAGGAATAGAAGCACTTATGATTTCTCTTTTTGATGTCACTTTTGCTTCTATTTTCTTACTATTCTTTTATAAGGAGAACTTCTTATGTCAAAAATAGCACTTACACTTTTTATAGCATTTGAACTTTGTTATTACTTACTTATTGCACAAACAGGTATTGTTGAGTATTTTTCATCAAATATCTTTTTAATAGCTTTTTTACCTATGGGGGGAGTTATTGGTTCACTATTAAGTTATTATATAAAAATATCAAATCAACAAAAGATAACTATCTTTTTATGTATGCAGTTGATTTTGACATTTTTTTATCCAAACTTTTCAAGTTTTGAACTGTTTTTATTAGGAATTAGTGTTGGGGCTTTGGCACCATTACTTATAAATGAACTAAAAAAAGCAAGTATTATTGAATTAGGATTTGCTTTATCTATTTCATATGGAATTGGAACTTTATTATTTAACTATGATGTTTCAAAAAGAGAGTTTATTGGAGTGGCTTTTACTTTAATAGCCCTACTTTGTTCAACACAACTTCCAAAATTAAAAGAGATAAAAACAAATAATTCTATTGAATCATACTCTTTATTTATCATGGTTTTATGGATATTTTTAGATTCTGCACTTTTTGAAACCCTATCAAGGGATGTAAGTATTCCTATTTGGAGAGGTGGATATACTTTTGAAATAGTTATCTTCCATATTTTAGGTGTAATTGCAGCTTTAAAATTCAATATACAAAAGTTTGAAAAAGAGTTATTCATAGTGATACTTTTTGCACTTTCTTATCTATTTTATTTTTTGCAAGAGCCACTTTTATTATCTATTGTTTATCCTTTTGTAATCTCTTATTATAATGTGACTATTTTACAATCACTTCTAAAAAAAGATTTAAAAGTACTAGCAATTTATATGGTTTTTATAGGATGGATAGCATCTGGTGCTGGCTTATTTATAGCCTTAGAAAATATTATTCTTTTTGTTCCAATTATATTTTTAATCTCACTAATAAAAGTTTTAAATTCACAAGACACAATTCAATCAAAGGAGAAAGAATGTTTAAATTAGTTTTAGTTTTATTGTTTGCATTAATTGCAAATGCCAATGAGTTGAAGTTGCTTGATGGTCAAATTCAAGCCCACACAGAAGTTTTTGGAGATAGTACTATTGATCCACAAACAAAAGATATAATAACAAAGGTACAAAAGGGTGATTTAATAGAATCAATAAGTGGAGAATTTATTATCAACTCTTCTACTCTTACAAGTGATAATAAAGACAGAGATAAACACATGTATGAAGTTTTGAAATCTTCTGTTAGTCCAAAAATTTCATTTACTATAATAGCAATTGAAAAAGTAGGAGACAAATATAAAATAACAGGTAATTTGAAAATGAATAAAATGACCCATCAAATTACAACATTGGCAACTATAACTCAAAATGATAAAATAAATATGAATGGAGATTTTTCAATAAATCTTACAGATTATGGGATAGAGCCACCAACAATGTTTTTTCTAACAGTTAGAAATAAAATAGATATAAAATATAATTTTGACTTTGACAAAGGAATGTAGATGTTAAAAAAACTTTTACTTTTACCCCTATTTGCTATTATTTTATATGCAAATAGTTTTGAGGTAAATCAGAACATAGGAACTTTTTCATTACCAAATCAATTTGATAAAAAACAGACAATAGATAGTTCTATTACTACTATTTTAGTATCTTTTGAAAAGGGAACAGGGAAAGATGTAAATCAATTCTTAGCTAGTAAAGACAAAGATTTTTTAAAAAATCACCATGCAGTTTTTATTGCAAATATTTCAGGAATGCCCTCAATTATAACAAGAATGTTTGCCTTACCTAAAATGAGAGATTATAAGCATAGTGTTTTACTAATTTATGATGATGACGACAAAAGATTTGTAAGCCAAGAGGGTAAAACAACCCTTTACAAGCTAAAAGATGGTGTGATAAAATCTATTTCTTTTATCACAAAAGATGATTTGGAAAAAGTATTTCAATGAAACTACCCTCACTAAAGGAAATTGAAGTATTTGTAAAAGCCCATGAATTAGAGGGCTTAAAAATACTTCACCTTAGTGATATTCATATTAATAAAAAAACTTCCCTAAAAAATATTCAAGATTTAGTAACTCTTTGCAATCTTTGTGAAGTTGATTTTGTAGTTATCACTGGGGATATTATTGATTGTAAGGTTAAATACATACTTGATAAACTAAAAGTATTAAATAGTATAGAAAAAAAAGTTTTTTATATAAGTGGGAATCATGATTTATTTTATGGTTTTGAGGAGTTAAAACCTTTATTAGAAAACTTTATACTCTTGGATAATGAGACTTACTTTTTAAAATATAAAAATGCAAAAATAGCCCTAGCAGGCTTGGGTGATAGATTCTCAAAATTTTTCAAAATCAAAAGAGAAGAAAACAAAGTTATAAACTTTTTAAGTGCCTATGAAAACTCTATTTTTCTAGCCCACCAACCAAAAGATTATAAGTTTGCTTTAAAAGCCAATGCCAAACTCTTTTTATGCGGACATACACATGGTGGTCAAATTTACCCCTTTCATTATGTTGTTAGACTCTTTCAACCTTTTTTAGCGGGGCTTTTTTATATAAAACAAACAGCTATTTATGTAAATAAGGGTTTGGGATATTGGGGTATAGATTTTAGATATAAAGCAAATAGTGAAATTACTTTATTAAAATTAACATCAAAAAGTGTAGAATAATCAAATGAAAATTTTAATAATCGAAGATGATGTAAAAATCGTAAATTTTTTAAAAAAAGGCTTAGAAGAAGAGTCTTATAGTATAGATTATTCACACAATGGGGAAGAGGGATTATATTTAGCAAGTGTCAATAGCTATGATTTGATTTTACTTGATATTATGCTTCCTTTACTTGATGGAATAGAAGTGTGCAAAAAATTGAGAGCTGAAAAGATAAATACTCCAATTATAATGCTAACAGCAAAGGATAGTATTGAAGATACTATAAAAGGCTTAGATATTGGGGCAAATGATTATTTACCTAAACCTTTCTCTTTTTCTGAACTATTAGCAAGAATAAGAGTGCAATTAAGAGCAAAAGATTCAACTCAAACCACTCTTAAAATAGCAGATTTGGAGCTTGACCTCCTTGCAAAAACAGCAAAAAGAGCGGGTGAAGATATAACTTTAACGGCAAAAGAGTTTTCA
This portion of the Arcobacter nitrofigilis DSM 7299 genome encodes:
- a CDS encoding tetratricopeptide repeat protein translates to MTKRILFLTLFITSLLFSKETLTSYDQAVKLFNEKSYEKAYEIFLSLSKNDLENQNLNFYLGRCEYEQGKYDIAISYYERILFAQPNNLRAQIEIAQSNLMLKNYTQAIKDFNAVLVNADTPADVKKSIEERLAYIKQTMQKHFISGALVFDLSYDSNVNNSATAGEYSVFVPQLGTDLKLSNDTKEESDYYYDAIAVINHVYKYNENFSLNNSLVAYTQDYDTKKDSNIDVISFTSTPTFYEGANKYGTGFGIDYVRYNDKDYLKNYNLILSNSHLFAQTTLNDITFKLSKKLYDQEEDKQKSAYVFDLTNSLKYKTEDFGLFTLDTSYSKEIEIYEQRTDVSKESFEVGLENSLALPYKFNLNTNINSKKVIYRDRDVNFLSRRVDKINSVSLGISRPLRKNLIFALEGTATNNMSNQAPFDYKKQVIKSSLIYTF
- a CDS encoding FecR domain-containing protein, which gives rise to MKKILLLLFILINFSFASIGQITALVGDIKISRDSKTILAKLGEKLEKNDVINSSKGSKAQITMNDNTIITIGQNSTLNIFDYVYDESKPKDSKASFGFMKGSFKSITGAIGKINKERFKLRTKSSSIGIRGTTIIGNQQIIICTDGAISVTANNFTVNVDKQEFTRLPQGKAPTPPEPLKQDTLDNVQKGLNAESSDSNTTESTETKENTTSTEEEKAGAKDDKDGTLTTSGNDDGTTPKEKVTTPSENTTPPKILKDTPPVNPEKPEIQPDIPTEHTSFSGFSTLGYVYNLDSTGNLQIGELGKNGNDFLIIINNQNITATGLYTDPASSGEELPYGMLYPNPLPNPLPYQPEVDNWIAGIKTDTSYISSLINNTSKTTKSFDTNIGGILFDNSTKYNFTGTAIFSFNFGAGINSFTGSMGLNYGASGNKKNYAIGFADGKINSSGYSSKLTHGGEEINGSLHGSFYGSGIKNIAGNFIFDDGSIKGAGIFGSKYK
- a CDS encoding ABC transporter permease; the protein is MSLKALKANPLKTTLIYISLIFSITSIFLISSISNGVISMYSNMLKSDGDIIITQAKISDTFFSNVNIKLIKEIEKLKGVQKTSAIIVGASPVEELPIVAVYGVTQNRFDNYKLTQGSYPKPNEVLVGKSIYNSLSNKKTVQIADKKFSVSGVYKSKIGFENGGVVLNISDASAIFNKSASMLMVNSKIDTNIKDLISKIQTLSSDIEAKSTQNFVDNYNQFKIIKTSSNLIGLISFCMGLLGIISIMSITINQRKTEFGIKRAIGISTKKIILQIMSESTILGVFSFISAFFISWIALYFIRTSSLFHGYVNGEISSTLAIYLFGCSLSMAILGSIIPALNASKIDPIILMQGDKI
- a CDS encoding ABC transporter ATP-binding protein, which produces MIIQALNINHDYNGDIALKNINLQIKKGEFISLIGESGSGKTTLLSILSTLLKPRSGELNFEESNYADITNIDKFRQKNIGFIFQFHYLINYLNNFENIKLANEAASNHEIEYLLDLLDIKNLAKKFPNEISGGQRQRVAIARALINTPKVLFADEPTGNLDSKNAKKVFELFRKLSNEGMTIVVATHNKELAKTADKIYEVKDGQLA
- a CDS encoding YceI family protein, translating into MFKLVLVLLFALIANANELKLLDGQIQAHTEVFGDSTIDPQTKDIITKVQKGDLIESISGEFIINSSTLTSDNKDRDKHMYEVLKSSVSPKISFTIIAIEKVGDKYKITGNLKMNKMTHQITTLATITQNDKINMNGDFSINLTDYGIEPPTMFFLTVRNKIDIKYNFDFDKGM
- a CDS encoding metallophosphoesterase, whose amino-acid sequence is MKLPSLKEIEVFVKAHELEGLKILHLSDIHINKKTSLKNIQDLVTLCNLCEVDFVVITGDIIDCKVKYILDKLKVLNSIEKKVFYISGNHDLFYGFEELKPLLENFILLDNETYFLKYKNAKIALAGLGDRFSKFFKIKREENKVINFLSAYENSIFLAHQPKDYKFALKANAKLFLCGHTHGGQIYPFHYVVRLFQPFLAGLFYIKQTAIYVNKGLGYWGIDFRYKANSEITLLKLTSKSVE
- a CDS encoding response regulator; protein product: MKILIIEDDVKIVNFLKKGLEEESYSIDYSHNGEEGLYLASVNSYDLILLDIMLPLLDGIEVCKKLRAEKINTPIIMLTAKDSIEDTIKGLDIGANDYLPKPFSFSELLARIRVQLRAKDSTQTTLKIADLELDLLAKTAKRAGEDITLTAKEFSLLEYLIKNQNKVLSETVLASMLNNMDESNISNLVNVYIYRLRNKIDKPYEKKLIKTIRGLGFKIDAQ